A genomic segment from Luteibacter aegosomatis encodes:
- a CDS encoding acetamidase/formamidase family protein, whose amino-acid sequence MVPAVRHVLAFAVVVLSAASYADDTWVLRTDLWHSPAFSTLIAHQEKSRLEGSLDGDAITGKVDGHQLVLESTDGQGQVSRYRLRRTKDEVTGTADLPDPNDGSRRVTHAVTGWKLPERKGGPRLWDYRPDSYSNTWDADRKPVLVVWPGDTIHTTTLDSGGVDETGVTRALFGNPQTGPFFVAGAVPGDTLVVHIRRLRLNRDYADSLDTIVGRALGASLVPDAGLLGKPVRWILDREKGLARPENASGALRDYVVPVKPMLGGLAVAPGFGMPPISTGDTSRFGGNMDFNEVIEGNTVYLPVQQPGALLYVGDAHALQGDGETSQYALETSMDVTVTVDLIHGRPIAMPRVESAERIMVLGQAGSLDDALKAASTGMIQWLRSDYGMTLSQVAQVMGSAIHYDVANLAGRSVGVAAKLDKRLLPSPHVRADRAE is encoded by the coding sequence GTGGTTCCTGCTGTCCGACATGTTCTGGCCTTCGCCGTGGTGGTCCTCTCAGCCGCGAGCTACGCCGACGATACGTGGGTTCTCCGCACCGACCTCTGGCACTCGCCGGCGTTTTCCACCTTGATCGCGCATCAGGAGAAGAGTCGGCTCGAAGGCAGCCTCGACGGCGATGCCATCACCGGTAAGGTCGACGGTCACCAACTGGTGCTCGAAAGCACCGATGGACAGGGCCAGGTCTCGCGATACCGGCTTCGTCGAACGAAGGACGAGGTGACCGGCACGGCCGATCTTCCCGATCCCAATGACGGTAGCCGTCGGGTGACGCATGCGGTGACGGGCTGGAAACTCCCCGAGAGGAAGGGCGGGCCACGCCTATGGGACTACCGGCCCGACAGCTACTCCAATACGTGGGACGCGGATCGGAAACCCGTGCTCGTCGTCTGGCCGGGCGACACCATCCATACCACCACGCTCGACTCGGGAGGCGTGGACGAAACGGGGGTGACGCGAGCCCTGTTCGGCAATCCGCAAACCGGGCCGTTCTTCGTTGCCGGTGCCGTTCCCGGCGACACGCTGGTCGTGCACATCCGCCGCTTGCGCCTGAATCGCGACTACGCCGACAGCCTCGACACCATCGTCGGTCGCGCGCTCGGCGCATCCTTGGTCCCCGACGCCGGGCTTCTGGGGAAGCCCGTTCGCTGGATACTCGATCGCGAGAAGGGGCTCGCGCGCCCGGAGAACGCTTCGGGTGCATTGCGCGATTACGTGGTGCCGGTAAAACCGATGCTCGGCGGCCTGGCCGTCGCGCCGGGATTCGGCATGCCGCCCATCTCGACGGGCGATACGAGTCGCTTCGGCGGCAACATGGATTTCAACGAGGTGATCGAAGGCAACACCGTCTATCTCCCGGTGCAGCAGCCCGGCGCGCTGCTGTATGTCGGTGATGCCCACGCCCTCCAGGGCGACGGCGAAACCAGCCAATACGCGCTGGAAACGTCGATGGACGTGACCGTCACGGTGGACCTCATCCACGGTCGACCGATAGCGATGCCGCGCGTCGAATCCGCAGAACGCATCATGGTGCTCGGTCAGGCGGGGTCGCTGGACGATGCCTTGAAGGCGGCCAGCACGGGCATGATCCAATGGCTACGCAGCGACTACGGCATGACGCTATCGCAAGTGGCGCAGGTGATGGGCAGCGCGATTCACTACGACGTGGCGAACCTCGCCGGACGAAGCGTCGGCGTGGCCGCGAAACTCGACAAGCGCCTGCTTCCTTCGCCTCACGTGCGCGCGGA
- a CDS encoding LysR family transcriptional regulator, which yields MDLSALEDFQRVAAHGGFGKASRATGRSKATLSRRVADLEEALGVRLVERGSQRLALTEAGQVLLSRTEGPLREVGEAFAAARDGMGAPRGRLRIAAPQLFSQVALGALVARFVALYPDVQVETVSEDRFVDLVEEHFDVAIRINPQDDSDLVGRCFARDRLVLAAPPSIPMPREHGEAPAAVPAVVMNTYRDGDVWTARGGGLSVSPQPVLRLSSLLMVRDAVVAGAGVALLPESILGSAIERGAVVTWGSVGSEVELWVLHTSRRLQSPKVRAFVDFIVGQYPDGSFTTTPSR from the coding sequence ATGGATCTGAGTGCCCTGGAAGATTTTCAGCGGGTGGCGGCCCACGGCGGCTTCGGCAAGGCCAGCCGGGCGACCGGTCGGTCCAAGGCGACGCTGTCGCGCCGGGTGGCGGATCTCGAGGAGGCGCTGGGTGTTCGCCTGGTGGAGCGAGGGAGCCAGCGCCTCGCGCTGACGGAGGCCGGGCAGGTGCTCCTGAGCCGGACCGAAGGCCCCCTGCGAGAGGTCGGCGAAGCCTTCGCCGCCGCGCGGGACGGCATGGGTGCACCGCGGGGGCGGCTGCGAATCGCGGCTCCGCAGCTTTTTTCCCAGGTGGCCTTGGGTGCGCTCGTCGCCCGGTTCGTGGCGCTGTATCCCGACGTCCAGGTCGAGACCGTCTCGGAAGATCGCTTCGTCGATCTGGTCGAGGAGCATTTCGACGTCGCCATCCGCATCAACCCGCAGGACGACAGCGACCTGGTGGGACGATGCTTCGCGAGGGACCGCCTCGTGCTGGCGGCGCCACCCTCGATTCCGATGCCCAGGGAACACGGTGAGGCCCCTGCTGCCGTGCCCGCCGTCGTGATGAATACCTACCGCGACGGTGACGTCTGGACGGCTCGCGGGGGTGGACTCAGCGTATCTCCGCAGCCGGTGCTCCGCCTCTCCTCGCTCCTGATGGTGCGCGACGCCGTCGTCGCCGGCGCGGGCGTGGCGCTGCTGCCGGAATCCATCCTGGGGAGTGCCATCGAGCGTGGGGCGGTGGTGACGTGGGGAAGCGTGGGGAGCGAGGTCGAACTCTGGGTGTTGCATACGTCGCGTCGCCTGCAGAGTCCTAAGGTTAGGGCGTTCGTCGACTTCATCGTCGGCCAGTACCCCGACGGCTCGTTCACCACGACGCCTTCCCGATGA
- a CDS encoding SDR family oxidoreductase: MTILVTGATGTVGREVVHQLVKRGADVRALVRDPSKAALPEGVAIAKGDLLDVDSLRNAFTGVSTLFLLNAVTSDEFTQALVALNVARESGIERIVYLSVIHSDVYVNVPHFAVKFTVERMIETMGIHATILRPAYFFDNDRSITDVITGHGIYPMPIGGKGLAMIDARDLGEIAAIELQRREQADAPLPLERFHVVGPETLTGKDIAGIWSDVLGRPVVYPGDDPAGFEANLRQHMPGWTAFDMRLMSERFISDGMLPKPGDVERLTTMLGRPLRSYRDFARDEVAGSR; the protein is encoded by the coding sequence ATGACCATCCTCGTTACCGGAGCCACCGGCACCGTCGGCCGCGAAGTCGTCCATCAGCTCGTCAAGCGCGGCGCCGACGTTCGGGCGCTCGTTCGCGACCCTTCCAAAGCCGCGCTGCCCGAGGGCGTGGCGATCGCCAAGGGCGACCTGCTCGACGTCGATTCCCTCCGCAACGCCTTCACGGGCGTATCCACGCTGTTCCTGCTGAACGCCGTCACTTCCGACGAATTCACGCAGGCGCTCGTCGCGCTCAACGTGGCGCGCGAGTCGGGGATCGAGCGCATCGTGTACCTGTCGGTGATCCACAGCGACGTCTACGTCAACGTGCCCCACTTCGCCGTCAAGTTCACGGTGGAGCGCATGATCGAAACCATGGGGATACACGCGACCATCCTTCGCCCGGCGTACTTCTTCGACAACGATCGCTCGATCACGGACGTGATCACCGGGCACGGCATCTACCCCATGCCGATCGGCGGCAAGGGGCTCGCGATGATCGACGCTCGCGACCTCGGCGAAATCGCCGCCATCGAACTGCAGCGCCGCGAGCAGGCCGATGCGCCGCTTCCGCTCGAACGGTTCCATGTCGTGGGGCCGGAGACGTTGACCGGTAAGGACATCGCCGGCATCTGGTCCGACGTGTTGGGCCGTCCGGTGGTCTACCCCGGCGACGACCCGGCGGGATTCGAAGCCAACCTGCGACAGCACATGCCCGGCTGGACCGCCTTCGACATGCGCCTGATGAGCGAACGCTTCATCAGCGACGGCATGCTGCCCAAACCCGGTGACGTCGAACGCCTGACGACCATGCTGGGACGTCCGCTTCGGTCGTATCGCGACTTCGCGCGAGACGAGGTGGCCGGCTCCCGCTGA
- a CDS encoding TonB-dependent receptor has translation MVNQIHNYLSDANQRPALDGENRTRGWRIDLEYRLGDHDIKGGFDRQMLFTTTGSASANLDEFGGEYLYIVDPSGANPLGLVQRTRIASGGNYALLLKAAYLEDNWQVSDRWLAYIGLRNEAFTNYNNAGEPFMKQAAQWAPRLGLSWDVNGDSSLKVYANAGRYFLALPNGVAVRGAGGSLFTTQTFTFTGVDPTNDMPLGLTPIEPVQSANAEFGQPRDPRTARIKDLKSHYQDEFIVGADKQVTDDLTVGARAIYRVLKSQVDDTADSRPVCRFMVANYTDYSSYDQCVEDFTYQGIIFNPGKGAEFDVNIAAPNDPVELRHIKLSSKDLGFPDPKRKYASLNVYAEHPFSNNWYGRVDYTWSHSYGNTEGQVKSDIAQQDVAASQDWDFPEFMNWAGGNLPNDRRHQFRAFGYYQLTPEWLVSTTILAASGRPKSCIGSWFVDEDGRYTDPSNLYMTSANAGGAYHVCYGTPSPRGAKGNLPWTYSLDAGVTWSPAFADHKLSFTGTVFNILNTQRMTVYEERAQGGPVRNGSNGGNPLAVYKRAIDYSTPRYFRFSVQYDF, from the coding sequence GTGGTCAATCAGATCCACAATTACCTGTCCGACGCCAACCAGCGTCCCGCGCTCGATGGCGAGAACCGGACGCGCGGCTGGCGCATCGACCTCGAGTACCGCCTCGGCGACCACGACATCAAGGGTGGTTTCGACCGCCAGATGCTCTTCACCACCACGGGTTCGGCCAGTGCCAACCTCGACGAGTTCGGCGGTGAATACCTCTATATCGTGGATCCCTCGGGCGCGAACCCGCTGGGCCTTGTGCAACGGACCCGCATCGCAAGCGGCGGCAACTACGCGCTGCTTCTCAAGGCGGCCTACCTGGAAGACAACTGGCAGGTGAGCGACCGCTGGCTTGCCTACATCGGCCTCCGAAACGAAGCGTTCACCAACTACAACAACGCTGGCGAGCCCTTCATGAAGCAGGCCGCGCAGTGGGCTCCCCGCCTCGGCCTGAGCTGGGACGTGAACGGCGATTCGTCGTTGAAGGTGTACGCCAACGCGGGACGTTACTTCCTCGCGCTGCCCAACGGCGTGGCGGTTCGCGGCGCCGGCGGCTCGTTGTTCACCACGCAGACCTTCACGTTTACCGGCGTGGATCCGACCAACGACATGCCGCTCGGCCTTACGCCGATCGAACCGGTGCAGTCCGCGAACGCGGAGTTTGGCCAGCCGCGCGATCCACGTACGGCCCGTATCAAGGACCTGAAGTCGCACTACCAGGACGAATTCATCGTGGGTGCCGACAAGCAGGTCACCGACGACCTCACCGTGGGTGCGCGTGCCATCTATCGCGTGCTGAAGTCGCAGGTGGACGATACCGCCGACAGCCGTCCGGTCTGCCGCTTCATGGTGGCCAACTACACCGACTATTCTTCCTACGACCAATGCGTGGAAGACTTCACCTATCAGGGCATCATCTTCAACCCGGGCAAGGGTGCCGAGTTCGACGTGAACATCGCCGCGCCGAACGATCCGGTGGAGCTGCGCCACATCAAGCTCTCGTCGAAGGATCTCGGCTTCCCGGATCCGAAGCGCAAGTACGCCTCGCTCAACGTGTACGCCGAGCATCCGTTCAGCAACAACTGGTACGGCCGCGTCGATTACACATGGTCGCACAGCTACGGAAATACGGAAGGCCAGGTGAAGTCGGACATCGCCCAGCAGGACGTCGCCGCCTCGCAGGACTGGGATTTCCCCGAGTTCATGAACTGGGCCGGAGGCAACCTGCCAAACGACCGTCGTCATCAGTTCCGTGCATTCGGCTACTACCAGTTGACTCCGGAGTGGCTGGTCAGTACGACCATACTCGCCGCCTCGGGCCGCCCGAAGAGCTGTATCGGTTCGTGGTTCGTCGACGAAGACGGTCGCTACACCGATCCGTCCAACTTGTATATGACCAGCGCCAATGCCGGTGGTGCGTACCACGTCTGCTATGGCACCCCATCGCCGCGTGGGGCCAAGGGTAACCTGCCTTGGACCTATTCGCTGGATGCGGGCGTCACGTGGAGTCCGGCTTTCGCAGACCACAAGCTGTCGTTTACCGGCACGGTGTTCAACATCTTGAACACGCAGCGCATGACCGTGTACGAAGAACGTGCTCAAGGCGGTCCGGTGCGCAACGGCTCGAACGGCGGTAACCCGCTGGCGGTCTACAAGCGCGCCATCGACTACTCCACCCCGCGTTACTTCCGCTTCTCGGTCCAATACGACTTCTAA
- a CDS encoding M61 family metallopeptidase, whose amino-acid sequence MVAGSASAQQIGADAVPPPQDVPYPGRITLHVDASDTAQGIFRVHETIPVKAGELTLLYPQWIPGDHSPSGPIAMLAGLKLTANGKPLAWKRDKYNVYAFHLDVPADVSAIDAEFQYLSPRDGGFEITDRMMDMEWSKVALYPAGYFTRGITFVPSMTLPHGWQFGTALETASPSGDTTTFRPVTFDNLVDSPVYAGRYFKRVDLNPGDKAPVHLDVFGDKPGDLEMTPEQVKVHRALVTQAVKLFGSHHYDHYDFLFSLSDQLGGNGTEHHQSSEDGLGSDYFTAWNEAAPERDLLAHEYVHSWNGKFRRPADLWTPNFNVPMGDSLLWVYEGQTQYWGFVLTARSGIWSPQQFRDALAMTAANYDRNRVGLQWRTLEDTTNDPTAAHRTALPYRSWQMSEEYYSGGQMMWLEVDAKLRGLTHDRKSLDDFAHAFFGVDDGSYVPRTYTFDEVVATLNGVAPYDWATFLRAHVNTVNPPLLDGIAATGWKLVYTDQESAYEKQYNSRHEPSRHLYNFAWSIGLTMNDEGEVNDVRWDGPAFKAGISTGATLVAVNGKAYSKDVLKNEIAAAKGGQSPIVLLLKYQGGYRTVPVDYHDGLQYPHLVRVEGTPDYLSEIIGARK is encoded by the coding sequence ATGGTGGCGGGGTCCGCCAGTGCTCAGCAGATAGGCGCCGACGCGGTACCGCCGCCGCAGGATGTGCCTTATCCGGGTCGGATAACGCTGCACGTCGATGCCAGCGATACGGCCCAGGGCATTTTTCGCGTCCATGAAACGATACCGGTCAAGGCAGGCGAGCTGACGCTTCTGTATCCCCAGTGGATACCCGGTGACCATTCGCCGTCCGGCCCGATCGCGATGCTCGCCGGACTCAAGCTCACGGCGAATGGCAAGCCGTTGGCGTGGAAACGCGACAAGTACAACGTGTACGCCTTCCATCTCGATGTGCCCGCGGATGTATCCGCGATCGATGCCGAATTCCAGTACCTCTCGCCGCGCGATGGCGGCTTCGAGATCACCGATCGCATGATGGACATGGAGTGGAGCAAGGTCGCCCTGTATCCAGCCGGCTATTTCACGCGGGGTATCACGTTCGTGCCGAGCATGACCCTGCCGCATGGCTGGCAGTTCGGCACGGCCCTGGAGACGGCGTCGCCGTCGGGCGATACCACGACCTTCAGGCCGGTGACGTTCGATAATCTCGTCGATTCACCAGTGTACGCAGGCCGCTACTTCAAGCGCGTCGACCTGAATCCGGGCGACAAGGCACCGGTGCACCTGGATGTCTTCGGCGACAAACCCGGCGACCTGGAAATGACGCCCGAGCAGGTCAAGGTGCATCGCGCGCTGGTCACGCAAGCGGTGAAGCTCTTCGGATCGCATCACTACGATCACTACGATTTCCTGTTCTCCCTATCGGACCAGTTGGGTGGCAACGGCACGGAACATCACCAATCCAGCGAGGACGGCCTGGGTTCGGACTATTTCACCGCCTGGAACGAGGCGGCGCCCGAGCGCGACCTGCTGGCCCATGAATACGTGCATTCGTGGAACGGCAAGTTCCGGCGCCCCGCCGATCTTTGGACGCCCAATTTCAACGTGCCCATGGGCGACTCGCTGCTCTGGGTCTACGAGGGGCAGACCCAGTACTGGGGATTCGTGCTGACCGCGCGTTCGGGGATCTGGTCGCCGCAGCAGTTCCGCGATGCCCTGGCCATGACGGCCGCCAATTACGATCGCAACCGCGTCGGGCTCCAGTGGCGTACGCTCGAGGACACCACCAACGATCCGACGGCCGCCCACCGCACGGCACTGCCGTATCGCAGCTGGCAGATGAGCGAGGAGTATTACAGCGGAGGCCAGATGATGTGGCTGGAAGTGGACGCCAAGCTGCGCGGCCTCACGCACGACAGGAAATCGCTCGACGATTTCGCGCATGCGTTCTTCGGTGTCGACGACGGCAGCTATGTGCCCAGGACATACACCTTCGACGAGGTGGTGGCCACCTTGAATGGCGTGGCGCCGTACGATTGGGCCACTTTCCTTCGCGCGCACGTCAATACGGTCAACCCGCCGTTGCTCGACGGCATCGCGGCCACAGGCTGGAAACTGGTCTACACCGATCAGGAAAGCGCGTACGAAAAGCAATACAACAGCCGCCACGAGCCGTCCCGGCATCTGTACAACTTCGCCTGGTCGATCGGCCTCACGATGAACGACGAGGGTGAGGTCAACGACGTGCGTTGGGATGGCCCCGCCTTCAAGGCCGGTATCAGCACCGGCGCGACCCTCGTTGCGGTGAACGGCAAGGCGTATTCGAAAGACGTGCTGAAGAACGAGATCGCCGCCGCCAAGGGTGGTCAATCGCCCATCGTGCTGCTGCTCAAGTATCAGGGCGGCTATCGCACGGTACCGGTGGATTACCACGACGGCTTGCAGTACCCGCACCTCGTACGCGTCGAGGGCACGCCGGACTATCTCAGCGAGATCATCGGCGCGCGCAAGTAA
- a CDS encoding DUF6538 domain-containing protein — protein MRLAHHLWRDTSGIWYFRVVVPRQLQAALGRSLIKQSLRTRDPVQARAWSYVLSAKCAQIFAMAGQGGQGMGGVSWGGDGDEQDEGDDLARRLGLTVRKWEWETPEGDKLRSNATDEDHRQGMEALRPYLERRGQRLAQGSAPVPSGPTLDEAIKDYAEIEGGGTQTQHLVAALPRTGRVCRNDRRPLACWGDHAPHGQRVECPIWNGRGAFLPGKR, from the coding sequence ATGCGCTTGGCACATCATCTTTGGCGGGACACGTCCGGCATCTGGTATTTCCGCGTGGTCGTTCCCCGGCAGCTCCAGGCGGCCCTGGGACGCAGTCTGATCAAACAATCATTGAGAACCCGCGATCCGGTCCAGGCTCGCGCCTGGTCTTATGTCCTCAGCGCCAAGTGTGCTCAAATCTTCGCCATGGCCGGGCAGGGAGGACAGGGCATGGGCGGTGTGTCGTGGGGCGGCGATGGTGACGAGCAGGATGAGGGAGACGATCTGGCCCGGCGTTTGGGTCTGACGGTTCGCAAATGGGAGTGGGAAACCCCCGAAGGCGACAAGCTGCGCTCGAATGCGACGGACGAAGATCACCGCCAAGGCATGGAGGCATTGCGCCCGTATTTAGAGCGGCGTGGTCAACGGCTGGCGCAAGGTTCGGCCCCCGTGCCAAGCGGCCCGACCCTTGACGAGGCAATCAAGGATTACGCCGAGATCGAGGGGGGCGGCACTCAAACCCAACACCTGGTCGCAGCGCTCCCGCGCACTGGACGGGTTTGCCGAAACGATCGGAGACCACTTGCGTGTTGGGGCGATCACGCGCCCCATGGCCAGCGTGTGGAGTGCCCGATTTGGAATGGGCGCGGCGCCTTTTTGCCCGGCAAAAGGTAA
- the rpsI gene encoding 30S ribosomal protein S9, with product MATQQNYGTGRRKTSAARVFLRKGTGGIVVNGKPLDQFFGRETSRMIVRQPLELTDNSEKFDIMVTVAGGGITGQAGAIRLGIARALVEYDEALKSPLRKAGFMTRDAREVERKKVGLHKARRATQFSKR from the coding sequence ATGGCTACCCAGCAGAATTACGGTACCGGCCGCCGCAAGACCTCCGCCGCCCGCGTGTTCCTCCGCAAGGGCACCGGTGGCATCGTGGTCAACGGCAAGCCGCTCGATCAGTTTTTCGGCCGCGAGACCTCGCGCATGATCGTCCGTCAGCCGCTCGAGCTGACCGACAATTCCGAGAAGTTTGACATCATGGTCACCGTCGCCGGTGGCGGCATCACGGGCCAGGCCGGCGCCATCCGCCTCGGCATCGCCCGCGCCCTCGTCGAGTACGACGAAGCGCTCAAGTCGCCGCTGCGCAAGGCCGGTTTCATGACCCGCGACGCCCGCGAAGTCGAGCGTAAGAAGGTCGGTCTCCACAAGGCCCGTCGCGCCACGCAGTTCTCGAAGCGCTAA
- the rplM gene encoding 50S ribosomal protein L13 — MKTFSAKPESVKRDWFVIDATNKTLGRLSTEVARRLRGKHKPEFTPHVDTGDYIVVINAGKVAVTGAKLDDKMYHRFTGYVGNLKTTSLKDLLATYPERVIEIAVKGMLPKNPLGRAMYRKLKVYGGAEHPHTAQQPQALEI, encoded by the coding sequence ATGAAAACGTTCAGCGCCAAGCCGGAGAGCGTCAAGCGCGATTGGTTCGTGATCGACGCCACGAACAAGACCCTGGGTCGTCTGTCGACCGAGGTCGCTCGCCGTCTCCGTGGCAAGCACAAGCCGGAGTTCACCCCGCACGTCGATACCGGCGACTACATCGTCGTGATCAACGCCGGCAAGGTCGCTGTCACCGGTGCCAAGCTGGACGACAAGATGTACCACCGCTTCACCGGCTACGTCGGCAACCTGAAGACCACCAGCCTCAAGGATCTTCTGGCCACCTACCCGGAGCGCGTGATCGAGATCGCCGTCAAGGGCATGCTGCCGAAGAACCCGCTGGGTCGCGCCATGTACCGCAAGCTCAAGGTGTACGGCGGCGCCGAACACCCGCACACCGCACAGCAGCCGCAGGCGCTGGAAATCTAA
- the coq7 gene encoding 2-polyprenyl-3-methyl-6-methoxy-1,4-benzoquinone monooxygenase — MSVRTLSPLDRLLAGLERAMEAVAGSPEAARPSPGDAVADAAMDDAERRHAAGLMRINHVGEVCAQALYYGQAALARTDETRAHLMHAAQEETDHLAWCAERLNQLDSRPSLLNPLWYAGSYAIGVAAAAVGDPISLGFVVETERQVEAHLAEHLERLPSQDARSRAILRQMQADEVRHAEAAQARGGVDLPFPIPHLMQAASAVMKTVAYRL, encoded by the coding sequence ATGTCCGTCCGCACGCTGAGCCCTCTCGACCGCCTGCTGGCCGGCCTGGAGCGCGCCATGGAGGCCGTGGCCGGTTCGCCCGAGGCGGCACGCCCCTCCCCGGGGGACGCCGTGGCCGACGCCGCGATGGACGATGCCGAGCGCCGTCACGCCGCGGGGCTCATGCGGATCAACCACGTCGGCGAGGTCTGCGCCCAGGCGCTTTATTACGGACAGGCCGCCCTGGCCCGCACGGACGAGACCCGCGCCCACCTCATGCATGCCGCGCAGGAAGAAACCGACCACCTCGCCTGGTGCGCCGAGCGCCTGAACCAACTCGACAGCCGCCCCAGCCTGCTCAATCCCCTCTGGTACGCCGGCAGCTACGCCATCGGCGTGGCGGCGGCGGCCGTGGGCGACCCGATCAGCCTGGGCTTCGTGGTGGAAACCGAACGCCAGGTGGAGGCCCATCTCGCCGAGCATCTCGAGCGCCTGCCGTCGCAGGACGCGCGCTCCCGCGCCATCCTGCGCCAGATGCAGGCCGACGAGGTGCGCCACGCCGAGGCCGCGCAGGCCCGAGGCGGCGTCGACCTGCCCTTCCCCATTCCGCACCTGATGCAGGCGGCCTCCGCCGTCATGAAGACGGTGGCTTACCGTCTCTAG
- a CDS encoding extensin family protein, which produces MRAWLLFALLLAVGALAWSSGWRPPDRYNPWAPLDLRAEPDLFLGYKLSRLADDAPRCRAALRDAGAVFEPLADREQADGCGWSNAVRLSALEDAKLASPVMLTCRLAASLVLFDRNVLQPGARVAFGQPVRAIDHVGSYACRNVYHREQAPLSRHARADAFDITGFRLGDGRRVSIEKDWLDPARAPFLKVLQGDGCHYFGAFLGPDYNAAHRTHFHVQGRGYGFCH; this is translated from the coding sequence ATGCGTGCCTGGCTGCTCTTCGCCCTCCTGCTGGCCGTGGGGGCCCTGGCCTGGTCCAGCGGCTGGCGGCCGCCCGACCGATACAACCCGTGGGCGCCGCTGGACCTGCGCGCCGAGCCCGACCTCTTCCTCGGCTACAAGCTTTCCCGACTGGCCGACGATGCGCCACGCTGCCGGGCCGCCCTGCGCGATGCCGGGGCCGTCTTCGAGCCGCTGGCCGACCGAGAGCAGGCCGACGGATGCGGCTGGTCGAACGCGGTGCGCCTTTCCGCGCTCGAGGACGCGAAGCTCGCCTCGCCCGTGATGCTCACCTGCCGTCTCGCGGCGTCGCTGGTGCTGTTCGACCGCAACGTGCTGCAGCCGGGCGCGCGGGTCGCGTTCGGCCAGCCCGTGCGCGCCATCGATCACGTGGGCAGCTATGCCTGCCGCAACGTCTACCATCGCGAGCAGGCGCCACTCAGCCGCCATGCCCGAGCGGACGCCTTCGACATCACGGGGTTCCGGCTGGGCGACGGCCGCCGGGTAAGCATCGAAAAGGACTGGCTCGATCCTGCCCGCGCGCCCTTCCTCAAGGTCTTGCAGGGCGACGGCTGCCACTACTTCGGCGCCTTCCTGGGGCCTGACTACAACGCGGCCCACCGCACCCACTTTCATGTGCAGGGGCGCGGATACGGCTTCTGCCACTAG
- the speD gene encoding adenosylmethionine decarboxylase has product MVKPLPRLRLQGFNNLTKALSFNIYDICYAVSEQQRQNYIEYIDEQYDADRLTQILTDVAEIIGANILNIARQDYDPQGASVTILISEEPVVEKLGRDTISGAVVAHMDKSHITVHTYPETHPHNGIATFRADIDVATCGVISPLKALNYLIDSFESDIVIADYRVRGFTRDVKGKKHFIDHKINSVQDYLAKHIRQKYEMFDVNVYQENIFHTKMHIKDFDLDTYLFEAQADDLSFKERQRIESLLRREIEELFHGRNLM; this is encoded by the coding sequence GTGGTCAAACCGCTTCCCCGCCTTCGCCTGCAGGGTTTCAACAACCTTACCAAGGCGTTGAGCTTCAACATCTACGATATCTGCTACGCCGTCTCGGAGCAGCAGCGCCAGAACTACATCGAATACATCGATGAGCAGTACGACGCCGATCGCCTGACGCAAATTCTTACGGACGTGGCCGAGATCATCGGCGCCAACATCCTGAACATCGCCCGCCAGGATTACGATCCGCAGGGCGCGTCGGTCACCATCCTCATCTCCGAGGAGCCGGTGGTCGAGAAGCTGGGTCGCGACACCATCTCGGGCGCCGTCGTGGCGCACATGGACAAGAGCCACATCACCGTCCACACGTATCCGGAAACGCACCCGCACAACGGCATCGCCACGTTCCGCGCCGACATCGACGTGGCCACCTGCGGCGTCATTTCCCCGCTGAAGGCGCTCAATTACCTGATCGACAGCTTCGAGTCGGACATCGTCATCGCCGACTACCGCGTGCGCGGCTTCACGCGCGACGTGAAGGGCAAGAAGCACTTCATCGACCACAAGATCAACTCGGTGCAGGACTACCTGGCCAAGCACATTCGCCAGAAGTACGAGATGTTCGACGTGAACGTCTACCAGGAAAACATCTTCCACACCAAAATGCACATCAAGGACTTCGACCTCGACACCTACCTGTTCGAGGCCCAGGCCGACGATCTCTCCTTCAAGGAACGCCAGCGCATCGAGTCGCTGCTGCGCCGCGAGATCGAAGAACTCTTCCACGGCCGCAACCTGATGTGA